Proteins encoded within one genomic window of Bradyrhizobium sp. 186:
- a CDS encoding DUF2474 domain-containing protein, producing the protein MPREAEPRPLGRRLIWFAVLWLGGVGAITVISFGLRLWLAPK; encoded by the coding sequence ATGCCGCGCGAAGCAGAGCCGAGGCCGCTGGGGCGACGGCTGATATGGTTCGCCGTTCTCTGGCTCGGCGGGGTGGGCGCCATCACCGTGATTTCGTTCGGCCTCAGACTGTGGCTTGCGCCGAAATGA
- the cydB gene encoding cytochrome d ubiquinol oxidase subunit II: protein MIAAIDLATVWALIIAFAVFVYVVMDGFDLGLGMLFPLFPAKADRDVMMNSVAPVWDGNETWLVLGGGGLMAAFPLAYAVLMPALYTPMIAMLIGLVFRGVAFEFRWRTTAARNRWDIAFAGGSLLATLAQGVALGAILQGVHVEARNYAGGWWDWLTPFSLLTGIALMIGYSLLGATWLILKTEGALREKAYRLSWYLLFAMLAAIATVSIATPFLSIQYAQHWFAWPNVVLVAPVPVAVAAVTALLIRSLGQKQDSRPFFLVLVLFGLSYAGLGISMYPYIVPQSITIWQAAAPQNSQIFMLVGVAGLVPLILGYTGWAYWVFRGKVRAGSGYH from the coding sequence ATGATCGCCGCCATCGACCTCGCCACGGTCTGGGCGCTCATCATCGCGTTCGCGGTGTTCGTCTATGTCGTGATGGACGGATTCGATCTCGGCCTCGGCATGCTGTTTCCCTTGTTTCCCGCCAAGGCCGACCGCGACGTCATGATGAACAGCGTGGCGCCGGTCTGGGATGGCAACGAGACCTGGTTGGTGCTGGGCGGCGGCGGCCTGATGGCGGCCTTTCCGCTCGCCTACGCGGTGCTGATGCCGGCGCTCTATACACCCATGATCGCGATGCTGATCGGACTGGTCTTCCGCGGTGTCGCCTTCGAATTCCGCTGGCGTACCACCGCTGCACGAAACCGTTGGGACATTGCCTTTGCCGGAGGATCGCTGCTGGCGACGCTGGCGCAGGGCGTTGCGCTCGGCGCCATCCTGCAAGGCGTGCATGTCGAGGCGCGGAATTATGCCGGCGGCTGGTGGGACTGGCTGACGCCGTTCAGCCTCCTGACGGGAATTGCCCTGATGATCGGCTATTCCTTGCTGGGCGCCACTTGGCTCATTCTGAAGACCGAGGGCGCCCTGCGCGAGAAGGCCTACCGGCTGAGCTGGTATCTGCTGTTCGCGATGCTTGCGGCGATCGCAACGGTCAGCATCGCCACGCCGTTCCTCAGCATTCAATACGCGCAGCATTGGTTCGCCTGGCCGAACGTCGTCCTGGTCGCGCCGGTGCCGGTCGCGGTCGCCGCCGTCACCGCGCTCTTGATACGCAGCCTCGGGCAAAAGCAGGACTCCCGGCCGTTCTTTCTGGTGTTGGTATTGTTCGGGCTGTCCTATGCCGGGCTGGGTATCAGCATGTATCCCTATATCGTGCCGCAGAGCATCACGATCTGGCAGGCGGCTGCGCCGCAGAACAGCCAGATCTTCATGCTCGTCGGCGTGGCCGGACTGGTGCCGCTGATTCTCGGGTATACCGGCTGGGCCTATTGGGTCTTCCGCGGCAAGGTCCGGGCCGGGAGCGGTTATCACTGA
- a CDS encoding cytochrome ubiquinol oxidase subunit I, which translates to MLSNLDPIVLARAQFAFTMSFHIVFPAFSIGLASYLAVLEAVWLWTGREVFLNLFHYWLKIFAIAFGMGVVSGIVMSYQFGTNWSGFADKTGPVIGPLMAYEVLTAFFLEAGFLGVMLFGLERVGPRLHFVATLMVAIGTLISAFWILSANSWMQTPAGYAVNSDGQFVVADWFKVIFNPSFPYRLVHMVLAAYLTTSLVVGAVGAYHLLRDPHLAGPRVMFSMAMWMAALVAPIQILAGDQHGINTLAHQPAKVMAMEGHYLSHKDGAPLILFGLPNQDAGRVKYAIEIPKLSSLILKHSLDAPLAGLDTVPRENWPPVPITFWSFRIMVALGFLIFGLGLFSLWTRWRGTLFDSRPLHIFALTMGPAGFIAVLAGWITTETGRQPFTVYGLLRTADAASPLAAPAVGSSLLAFIVVYFVVFAAGAIYILRLMAASPHHGEQGPRGDMPTRAAGITPASGVAGQGALS; encoded by the coding sequence ATGCTATCGAACCTTGATCCAATCGTGCTTGCACGAGCGCAGTTTGCATTCACGATGTCGTTCCACATCGTGTTTCCGGCGTTCTCGATCGGGCTTGCCAGCTATCTTGCTGTGCTGGAAGCCGTCTGGCTGTGGACCGGCCGTGAGGTCTTCCTCAACCTGTTCCACTATTGGCTGAAGATCTTCGCGATCGCGTTCGGCATGGGCGTGGTCTCGGGCATCGTGATGTCCTACCAGTTTGGAACCAACTGGTCGGGTTTCGCCGACAAGACGGGCCCCGTGATCGGTCCCTTGATGGCCTATGAGGTGCTGACCGCGTTCTTCCTCGAGGCAGGCTTCCTCGGCGTGATGCTATTCGGTCTCGAGCGCGTCGGCCCAAGGCTGCACTTCGTCGCGACGCTGATGGTCGCGATCGGCACGCTGATCTCGGCGTTCTGGATCCTCTCGGCCAATTCGTGGATGCAGACCCCGGCGGGCTACGCCGTCAATTCCGATGGCCAGTTCGTAGTCGCCGACTGGTTCAAGGTTATTTTCAATCCGTCCTTCCCCTACCGGCTCGTGCATATGGTGCTCGCCGCCTACCTGACGACGTCGCTCGTGGTCGGCGCGGTCGGCGCATATCATCTGCTGCGCGACCCGCATCTTGCCGGCCCCCGGGTAATGTTCTCGATGGCGATGTGGATGGCGGCACTGGTCGCGCCGATCCAGATCCTGGCTGGCGACCAGCACGGCATCAACACGCTGGCGCATCAACCGGCGAAGGTCATGGCGATGGAAGGGCATTACCTGAGCCACAAGGACGGTGCGCCGCTGATTCTATTCGGCCTGCCCAATCAGGACGCCGGCCGAGTCAAATACGCGATCGAGATACCGAAACTGTCTTCGCTCATCCTCAAGCATTCCCTCGATGCGCCGCTCGCGGGACTTGATACCGTACCGCGCGAAAACTGGCCGCCGGTACCGATCACATTCTGGTCGTTCCGCATCATGGTCGCGTTGGGCTTCCTGATCTTCGGGCTGGGGCTGTTCAGCCTGTGGACACGCTGGCGCGGCACCCTGTTCGACTCCCGGCCGCTGCACATTTTCGCGCTGACGATGGGGCCGGCGGGGTTCATCGCGGTGCTCGCGGGCTGGATCACCACCGAGACCGGCCGGCAGCCTTTCACGGTCTACGGCCTGTTGCGAACCGCGGACGCCGCCTCGCCGCTGGCCGCGCCCGCGGTGGGTTCGTCATTGCTGGCCTTCATCGTCGTCTATTTCGTCGTGTTCGCGGCTGGCGCCATTTACATTTTGCGCCTGATGGCGGCCTCGCCTCATCATGGAGAGCAGGGGCCACGCGGCGACATGCCGACGCGCGCCGCCGGCATCACACCGGCCTCGGGCGTTGCGGGACAGGGTGCGCTGTCATGA
- a CDS encoding acyl-CoA dehydrogenase family protein, which translates to MALVLTEEQSMLRDSARGLISDKAPVSHLRHLRDSKDPTGFSKEFWHSFAEMGFAGLLVPEEFGGSGLGFVEAGVVVEEIGRTLMPSPFLATSVVAASALNRGGNAAQKSEYLPKISNGSLLATLAVDEGAKHRPLKTSLQAVRAGNGFKLSGAKALVVDGHVADLLIVAARTAGSAGERDGLTLFLVNPKTRGVAVERTIMVDAHNAARIEFANVEVNADSVLGEVDQGAALLDGVLDIGRGGVASEMVGLSEEVFNRTVEYLKNRKQFGKLIGEFQALQHRAAELYVDIEITRAAVMKALQALDTDVAKAASAVAVAKARAGTTATRAVQEGVQMHGGMGMTDQFDIGFFMKRARVCEELFGDTNYHTEQLARGRGY; encoded by the coding sequence ATGGCCCTCGTCCTCACCGAAGAACAATCGATGCTCCGCGACAGCGCGCGCGGGCTGATCAGCGACAAGGCGCCGGTGTCGCATCTGCGCCACTTGCGCGATTCCAAGGATCCGACCGGCTTCTCCAAGGAATTCTGGCATTCCTTCGCCGAGATGGGCTTCGCCGGCCTGCTGGTGCCGGAAGAGTTCGGCGGCAGCGGTCTCGGCTTCGTCGAGGCCGGCGTCGTGGTGGAGGAGATCGGCCGCACGCTGATGCCGTCGCCGTTCCTCGCCACCAGCGTGGTGGCGGCGTCGGCACTGAACCGCGGCGGCAACGCGGCGCAGAAGTCGGAATATTTGCCGAAGATCTCCAACGGCTCGCTGCTCGCGACGCTCGCAGTTGACGAAGGCGCAAAGCACCGTCCGCTCAAGACCAGCCTCCAGGCCGTGCGCGCCGGCAACGGCTTCAAGCTGAGCGGTGCCAAAGCCCTCGTTGTTGACGGCCACGTCGCCGATCTTCTCATCGTCGCCGCGCGCACCGCTGGCTCGGCCGGCGAGCGCGATGGGTTGACGCTGTTCCTGGTCAATCCCAAGACCAGGGGCGTTGCGGTCGAGCGCACAATCATGGTCGACGCGCACAATGCGGCGCGGATCGAGTTCGCCAATGTCGAGGTCAATGCCGACAGCGTGCTCGGCGAGGTCGATCAGGGTGCTGCGCTACTGGATGGCGTGCTCGACATCGGCCGCGGCGGCGTGGCCTCCGAAATGGTGGGCCTCAGCGAAGAGGTGTTCAACCGCACCGTCGAGTACCTGAAGAACCGCAAGCAGTTCGGCAAGCTGATCGGCGAATTCCAGGCGCTCCAGCACCGCGCCGCCGAACTCTATGTCGACATCGAGATCACCCGCGCTGCCGTGATGAAGGCGCTCCAGGCGCTCGATACGGATGTCGCCAAGGCCGCATCGGCCGTCGCGGTGGCAAAAGCCCGCGCCGGCACCACCGCCACCCGCGCGGTGCAGGAAGGCGTGCAGATGCATGGCGGCATGGGCATGACCGACCAGTTCGATATCGGCTTCTTCATGAAGCGCGCGCGGGTTTGTGAGGAACTGTTCGGCGATACGAACTACCACACCGAGCAGCTCGCCCGGGGGCGGGGGTATTGA
- a CDS encoding thioredoxin family protein, producing MTLKLLAVSAALIGIAVTGAVIPGICDEAARAAPMVTAAAAQETAPDFAGITNWFNSKPLNLAELRGKVVLVDFWTYGCVNCVNTLPHVTELYAKYKDRGLVVVGVHTPEFPFERSASNVQAALKRHGITYPVAQDNDSKTWNAYRNRYWPAQYIIDQNGKIVFQHEGEGRYDEIDRTVARLLNANS from the coding sequence ATGACGCTCAAACTGCTCGCCGTATCCGCCGCGCTCATCGGCATCGCCGTGACCGGCGCCGTCATCCCCGGCATTTGCGACGAGGCCGCGCGCGCGGCGCCGATGGTGACCGCTGCCGCTGCCCAAGAGACCGCGCCCGACTTCGCCGGCATCACCAACTGGTTCAACTCAAAACCGCTCAACCTCGCCGAGCTGCGCGGCAAGGTCGTGCTGGTGGATTTCTGGACCTATGGCTGCGTCAACTGCGTCAACACGCTGCCGCATGTCACCGAGCTCTACGCCAAATACAAAGATCGCGGCCTGGTCGTGGTCGGCGTGCACACGCCGGAATTCCCGTTCGAGCGCTCGGCCTCCAATGTGCAGGCGGCACTGAAGCGCCACGGCATCACCTATCCGGTGGCGCAGGACAACGATTCCAAGACCTGGAACGCCTACCGCAACCGATATTGGCCGGCGCAATACATCATCGACCAGAACGGCAAGATCGTGTTCCAGCACGAAGGCGAAGGCCGCTATGACGAGATCGACCGCACAGTGGCGCGGCTGCTGAACGCCAATAGCTGA
- a CDS encoding sigma-70 family RNA polymerase sigma factor, with product MQNVIAINAQASQSIVAAQATSDDMLLESIADGNRTSMHILYCRHNVRVYRFILRIVRDATTAEDLVSQVFLDVWRTAGQFQGRSQVSTWLLSIARFKALTAMRQRRFEDIDQEDVRQIADDCDTPETSLDRSDTSAILRACVAKLSPAHREIITLVYYHEKSVEEVGQIIGIPQSTVKTRMFYARKQLAELLKGCGVDRFAA from the coding sequence ATGCAGAACGTCATCGCCATCAACGCCCAAGCCAGCCAGAGCATCGTTGCCGCTCAGGCGACCTCGGACGACATGCTTCTCGAAAGCATTGCCGACGGCAACCGGACGTCGATGCACATCCTCTATTGCCGTCATAATGTGCGCGTCTACCGCTTCATTCTGCGGATCGTGCGCGATGCCACCACGGCGGAAGACCTGGTCAGCCAGGTTTTCCTCGACGTGTGGCGGACCGCCGGCCAGTTCCAGGGCCGCTCGCAGGTCTCGACCTGGCTGCTGTCGATCGCCCGCTTCAAGGCGCTGACCGCGATGCGCCAGCGCCGCTTCGAGGACATCGACCAGGAAGACGTGCGGCAGATCGCGGATGACTGCGACACGCCGGAGACTTCGCTCGACCGCAGCGACACCAGCGCGATCCTGCGCGCCTGCGTCGCCAAGCTGTCGCCCGCTCATCGCGAGATCATCACCCTCGTCTACTACCATGAGAAGTCGGTGGAGGAGGTCGGTCAGATCATCGGCATCCCGCAGAGCACGGTGAAGACCCGGATGTTCTACGCCCGCAAGCAACTTGCCGAGTTGCTTAAAGGCTGTGGCGTCGACCGCTTCGCTGCCTGA
- a CDS encoding cytochrome c biogenesis protein CcdA, translating to MLELTFALLAGVLTIAAPCTLPMLPILLGASIGRAGHLRPAMIALGFVISFSATALLLGAITRLFDFDPNVLRSAASLLLLGFGLLMLWPAPFEWLSIRLNGWLDLGNSSATQRDGALGGLGGLALGTTLGLVWTPCAGPVLGSILTLVATSKSLSWAGTLLVAYAIGAAIPMLAIAYGGQAATTRVRSLARISPRLQQGFGVVVIAFAVAAYFQYDTLIVAWLTGFYPTGQIGL from the coding sequence ATGCTCGAACTCACCTTCGCTCTTCTTGCCGGTGTCCTCACCATCGCCGCGCCCTGCACGCTGCCGATGCTGCCGATCCTGCTCGGCGCCTCGATCGGCCGTGCCGGGCATTTGCGCCCCGCGATGATCGCGCTCGGCTTCGTCATCTCCTTCTCCGCGACCGCGCTGCTGCTCGGCGCGATCACGCGGCTGTTCGATTTCGATCCGAACGTGCTGCGTTCGGCGGCGTCGCTCCTACTGCTCGGCTTCGGCCTGTTGATGCTGTGGCCGGCGCCGTTCGAATGGCTGTCGATCCGGCTCAATGGCTGGCTCGATCTCGGCAACTCCAGCGCCACTCAGCGCGACGGCGCGCTCGGCGGTCTCGGCGGGCTGGCGCTCGGCACCACGCTCGGCCTGGTCTGGACGCCCTGCGCTGGCCCCGTGCTCGGCTCGATCCTGACGCTGGTGGCGACCTCGAAGAGCCTCTCCTGGGCCGGCACGCTGCTGGTCGCCTACGCCATCGGCGCAGCGATCCCGATGCTCGCGATCGCCTATGGCGGGCAGGCCGCGACCACACGCGTGCGCAGTCTCGCGCGGATCTCACCGCGCTTGCAGCAGGGATTTGGCGTCGTCGTGATCGCCTTCGCGGTCGCCGCCTACTTTCAATACGACACGCTGATCGTGGCGTGGCTCACCGGATTCTATCCCACCGGCCAGATCGGCCTGTGA
- a CDS encoding L,D-transpeptidase — MTDFRRLTGMFLAAIGLILSAPQAVAQQPDRGDEPGLVADDAYELDPEWQKQVVYFRTTEPPGTIIISTSERHLYLVQPGGRAIRYGIGVGRDGFQWQGLLNIAKKAEWPDWTPPPEMIQRQPYLPRFMAGGPGNPLGARAMYLGTTVYRIHGTNRPDTIGTKVSSGCFRLVNNDVADLYDRVPVGTKVVVRQKPEL; from the coding sequence ATGACGGATTTTCGTCGTCTGACGGGGATGTTTTTGGCCGCGATCGGCCTGATCCTGTCTGCGCCCCAGGCCGTCGCCCAGCAGCCTGACCGCGGCGACGAGCCCGGTCTGGTGGCTGACGACGCCTATGAGCTCGATCCGGAATGGCAGAAGCAGGTGGTTTACTTCCGCACGACGGAGCCGCCAGGCACCATCATCATCTCAACTTCCGAGCGCCACCTCTATCTGGTGCAGCCCGGCGGACGCGCGATCCGCTACGGCATCGGCGTCGGCCGTGACGGCTTTCAGTGGCAGGGTCTGCTGAACATCGCCAAGAAGGCGGAATGGCCGGACTGGACGCCCCCGCCGGAGATGATCCAGCGCCAGCCCTATCTGCCGCGCTTCATGGCCGGCGGCCCCGGCAATCCGCTCGGCGCCCGCGCCATGTATCTCGGCACCACCGTCTATCGCATCCACGGCACCAACCGTCCCGATACGATCGGCACCAAGGTCTCCTCAGGCTGTTTCCGGCTGGTCAACAACGACGTCGCCGATCTCTATGACCGCGTTCCGGTCGGCACCAAGGTCGTGGTGCGGCAGAAGCCTGAACTGTAA
- a CDS encoding amino acid ABC transporter substrate-binding protein, with amino-acid sequence MRTFRGGLLIGLAVAVLVGVLAVIYEFYDTRTLKRTVRRGEVLCGVNKGLPGFSIPDDKGNWTGFDVDFCRAVAAAIFNDPAKAKFVPLDASERFKELQSRKVDILSRNSTWSMARELDYDLYFPAVAYYDGAGFMLPRSRNKETALDLTGSKVCVQSGTTTALNVADYFRANNMKYEEVKFDKLDDVVKAYDTGKCDTLTADVSQLYALRLNLGKPGDHMILPDMISKEPLAPVVRQRDDDWMMIVKWTLYAMINAEELGVSSENIDDALKSKKPEVMRLVGTEGNYGEQLGLTKDWVVRIIRNVGNYGEMYERNIGEKSKLKIPRGMNQLWNAGGVQYAPPVR; translated from the coding sequence ATGCGCACATTTCGAGGCGGCCTGCTGATCGGGCTCGCGGTTGCCGTGCTGGTCGGCGTCCTGGCGGTGATCTATGAGTTCTACGACACCCGCACGCTGAAGCGCACCGTCCGCCGCGGCGAGGTGCTGTGCGGCGTCAACAAGGGCCTGCCGGGCTTCTCGATCCCCGACGACAAGGGCAACTGGACCGGTTTCGACGTCGATTTCTGCCGCGCGGTGGCCGCCGCGATCTTCAACGATCCGGCCAAGGCCAAATTCGTGCCGCTCGACGCCAGCGAGCGCTTCAAGGAATTGCAGAGCCGCAAGGTGGACATCCTCTCGCGCAACTCGACCTGGAGCATGGCGCGCGAACTCGACTACGACCTCTATTTCCCGGCGGTGGCCTATTACGACGGCGCGGGCTTCATGCTGCCGCGCTCGCGCAACAAGGAGACCGCGCTGGACCTGACCGGCAGCAAGGTTTGCGTGCAGTCGGGAACCACCACGGCACTCAACGTCGCCGACTACTTCCGTGCCAACAACATGAAGTATGAAGAGGTGAAGTTCGACAAGCTGGATGACGTCGTGAAGGCCTACGACACCGGCAAGTGCGATACGCTCACTGCCGACGTCTCCCAGCTCTATGCGCTGCGGCTGAACCTCGGCAAGCCCGGCGACCACATGATCCTGCCGGACATGATCTCCAAGGAGCCGCTCGCGCCCGTCGTGCGCCAGCGCGACGACGACTGGATGATGATCGTGAAGTGGACGCTTTATGCGATGATCAACGCGGAAGAGCTCGGCGTCAGCTCGGAGAACATCGACGATGCCTTGAAGTCGAAGAAGCCCGAGGTGATGCGGCTGGTCGGCACCGAAGGCAATTACGGCGAGCAGCTCGGCCTCACCAAGGACTGGGTCGTCCGCATCATCCGCAACGTCGGCAATTACGGCGAGATGTACGAGCGCAACATCGGCGAGAAGTCCAAGCTGAAGATCCCGCGCGGCATGAACCAGCTCTGGAATGCAGGTGGCGTGCAGTACGCGCCGCCGGTGCGGTAA